In Dyadobacter sp. NIV53, a single window of DNA contains:
- a CDS encoding CopD family protein — translation MAQKRSELFKGTLVTKDSLIMTYLHFKALHIIFVVSWFAGLFYMPRLFVYHTEAKEKPEEEQKILFAQFTKMEKLLWNAIMTPACWLAIIFGSILIYITPAWLHQDWMQLKLLFVAGLLVYHFFTGKILRELREGKFRFSSFQLRLFNEIATIFLFSIVFLVVLKNTVDWLWGVLGLIVFAVLMMTAVRIVKRIRERKNLNSSNFPDK, via the coding sequence TTGGCACAAAAAAGATCAGAACTGTTCAAAGGAACACTGGTCACCAAAGATTCATTGATTATGACTTATCTTCATTTTAAAGCTCTGCATATCATTTTTGTTGTAAGCTGGTTTGCAGGGCTTTTTTATATGCCACGCCTCTTCGTTTACCATACCGAAGCCAAAGAAAAGCCGGAAGAGGAACAGAAGATTCTTTTTGCACAGTTTACGAAAATGGAAAAACTGCTTTGGAATGCAATTATGACACCGGCTTGCTGGCTGGCTATTATTTTTGGCAGTATTCTCATTTATATTACTCCCGCCTGGCTTCATCAGGACTGGATGCAGTTAAAGTTATTATTTGTGGCAGGGTTACTGGTTTATCATTTTTTTACAGGAAAAATATTACGGGAATTAAGGGAGGGTAAATTCCGGTTTTCGTCGTTTCAGCTGAGGCTGTTTAATGAAATAGCAACAATTTTCTTGTTTTCCATTGTATTCCTCGTTGTTCTGAAAAATACGGTTGACTGGCTTTGGGGTGTTTTAGGGCTCATAGTTTTTGCTGTTTTGATGATGACCGCAGTGCGCATTGTGAAGCGGATCAGAGAGAGGAAGAATCTGAATTCATCAAATTTTCCAGACAAATAA
- a CDS encoding dipeptidase, protein MNNYIEKHRDRFLNELLDLLRIPSVSADSKFKPDMLRAAEYVKDRIKEAGADRVEIYETPGHPVVYGEKIIDAGLPTVLIYGHYDVQPADPYELWNSPPFEPVIKNDRIFARGACDDKGQFYMHIKALETMLATGSLACNVKIMIEGEEEIGSSHLETFVKEHREMLKCDTILISDTSIIANDVPSIETGLRGLTYVEVEVIGANRDLHSGVYGGGVANPINILCDMISSLKDENGHITIPGFYDNVQDLTTEERNALNSAPFDLDEYKKDLQVDDVTGEAGYTTIERTSVRPTLDVNGIWGGYIGEGAKTVLPSKASAKVSMRLVPNQTDQEICALFTKHFESIAPASVKVKVTPHHGGLPYVTPTDSIEYKAAEMAMEESFGKKPIPTRGGGSIPIVALFEQELGRKSILMGFGLDIDALHSPNESYGLFNYYKGIETIPLFFKHYAELKSKK, encoded by the coding sequence ATGAATAATTACATTGAAAAGCACCGTGATAGATTTTTAAATGAACTTCTGGATCTGCTGCGGATTCCGTCCGTAAGTGCTGATTCAAAGTTTAAACCGGATATGCTGAGAGCAGCTGAATATGTAAAGGATCGTATTAAAGAAGCAGGTGCAGACCGTGTTGAAATTTATGAAACACCGGGACATCCGGTGGTTTATGGTGAAAAAATTATTGATGCAGGTTTGCCTACCGTGCTTATATACGGGCATTATGACGTGCAGCCGGCTGATCCTTACGAACTTTGGAATTCACCTCCTTTTGAACCTGTTATAAAAAATGACCGGATTTTTGCACGTGGTGCTTGTGATGATAAAGGGCAGTTTTACATGCATATCAAGGCATTGGAAACGATGCTGGCCACAGGTTCACTGGCATGTAATGTCAAAATAATGATTGAAGGAGAAGAGGAAATCGGGTCTTCCCATCTGGAAACATTTGTTAAAGAGCATCGTGAAATGCTGAAATGTGATACGATCCTGATTTCAGATACGAGTATTATTGCCAATGATGTACCTTCCATTGAAACAGGATTACGCGGACTTACTTACGTAGAAGTTGAAGTAATCGGTGCCAACCGTGATCTGCATTCGGGTGTATATGGCGGTGGTGTTGCCAATCCGATCAATATTTTATGTGATATGATTTCCTCTTTAAAAGACGAAAACGGCCACATTACTATTCCGGGTTTTTATGACAATGTTCAGGATCTGACAACAGAAGAACGTAACGCGCTCAATTCGGCACCGTTTGATCTGGACGAATATAAAAAGGATCTGCAGGTTGATGACGTTACCGGAGAAGCAGGATACACGACAATTGAAAGAACTTCTGTACGGCCAACTCTCGACGTAAACGGGATTTGGGGCGGCTATATTGGGGAAGGTGCCAAAACTGTACTGCCTTCCAAAGCAAGCGCAAAGGTATCTATGCGGTTGGTTCCGAACCAGACAGACCAGGAAATTTGTGCATTATTTACCAAACATTTTGAGTCAATTGCGCCAGCTTCGGTGAAAGTAAAAGTGACACCGCATCATGGCGGGCTTCCATACGTTACACCGACTGATTCCATTGAATACAAGGCTGCTGAAATGGCCATGGAAGAATCTTTTGGTAAAAAACCAATTCCTACGCGTGGCGGAGGAAGTATCCCTATTGTGGCATTATTTGAGCAAGAATTGGGAAGAAAAAGTATCTTGATGGGTTTTGGGCTTGATATTGATGCTCTGCATTCGCCCAACGAAAGCTACGGACTATTCAATTATTACAAAGGAATTGAAACCATTCCCCTGTTTTTCAAACACTACGCGGAATTGAAAAGTAAGAAGTAA
- a CDS encoding tetratricopeptide repeat protein, whose protein sequence is MKRIVQTTLIFCITAILSISSVVAQLYSSAELDKNYDMVLKNPSVQIEATEAINLLYNFKFAEADTEFRWLKYRYPKHPMPHFLMGLSEWWKIVPNTDVETYDKAFLAAMDSTIDLAEEMYENEKNKVEPAFFLAAAYAFKGRLYAERESWTKAAFAGKKSLKYFEVCKGNGDLSPELLFGDGLYNYYAEWVPKEYPLLKPILALFPKGNKKLGEQQLEKVGNNAFYTRVEARYFLLQIYSMENEYGKAYEMAKYMWQTFPNNPYFERYFCRTAFVTGKSEEAQKAAQNILDKIDQGMPGYEGVSGRNAAYVLAYYNMQYHRNYDLAAQFYQKAIDFSVKTNSLNAGYYVSSLIGLGKIAEMKKNYDEALRFYKLADDRADKKSSQDKEAKKAIENLKKLKREQRRARK, encoded by the coding sequence ATGAAAAGAATAGTTCAGACAACTTTAATATTTTGCATTACGGCCATTCTTTCCATATCCTCAGTTGTCGCTCAATTATATTCTTCGGCTGAACTGGATAAGAATTATGATATGGTCCTCAAAAATCCGAGTGTCCAGATAGAAGCAACTGAGGCCATTAACCTGCTATATAATTTTAAATTTGCAGAAGCCGATACAGAGTTCAGGTGGCTGAAATACCGCTATCCAAAACACCCGATGCCGCATTTTTTAATGGGGCTTTCAGAATGGTGGAAAATTGTGCCAAATACGGATGTTGAGACGTATGATAAGGCTTTCCTTGCCGCAATGGACTCGACTATTGACCTGGCGGAGGAAATGTATGAAAATGAGAAAAACAAAGTAGAACCTGCCTTTTTTCTCGCGGCTGCTTATGCTTTTAAAGGAAGACTATATGCCGAACGGGAAAGCTGGACAAAGGCTGCTTTTGCCGGAAAAAAATCTTTAAAGTATTTTGAAGTTTGTAAAGGAAATGGTGACCTGTCTCCTGAGCTGTTGTTTGGAGATGGTTTGTATAATTATTATGCAGAATGGGTTCCAAAAGAATATCCGTTGCTGAAACCTATTCTTGCACTTTTTCCAAAAGGAAATAAAAAACTCGGTGAGCAACAACTCGAAAAAGTAGGGAATAATGCATTTTACACACGGGTAGAAGCGCGTTATTTCCTTTTGCAGATTTACAGTATGGAAAACGAATATGGAAAAGCCTATGAAATGGCCAAGTACATGTGGCAGACTTTTCCTAATAATCCTTACTTCGAAAGATATTTTTGCCGGACAGCTTTCGTAACAGGAAAATCAGAGGAAGCGCAAAAAGCAGCACAAAATATTCTGGATAAAATAGACCAGGGTATGCCGGGATATGAAGGTGTCAGCGGAAGAAATGCAGCCTACGTTCTGGCTTATTATAATATGCAATACCACCGTAATTACGATTTGGCAGCACAATTCTATCAAAAAGCCATTGACTTCTCAGTAAAAACCAATTCCCTTAATGCCGGATATTATGTGTCTTCGCTGATCGGATTAGGCAAAATTGCCGAAATGAAGAAGAATTACGATGAAGCGCTGCGTTTTTATAAACTGGCCGATGACCGCGCCGACAAAAAATCCAGCCAGGATAAAGAAGCAAAAAAGGCAATTGAAAACCTGAAGAAGCTTAAACGGGAACAGAGGAGAGCGAGAAAGTAA
- a CDS encoding MBL fold metallo-hydrolase RNA specificity domain-containing protein codes for MHIQFFGAARTVTGSKHLITTEKGTKILLDCGLFQGIQTDEFNQKFGFKPAEVDYLVLSHAHIDHSGLIPRLVRQGFSGPIYCTSATADLCKVMLLDSAHIQESDLERINKRRKRQERPLLEELYNTEDAQKALSLFKTVKYGETFHLGENNEVAVMMTDAAHLLGSAAVHLTIPDKGTLKQITFTGDIGRPDDRILRKPDVFPQADIIICESTYGDRLHEKEIDMKGHLLKIVHETCVENGGKLIIPAFAIDRTQELIYALDQLSSSGQLPQIPVYIDSPLAINATKIMKEHEECFNPEILDYIEKDGDAFAFPYLHYVSDVNESKAINDKREPCIIISSSGMAEAGRIKHHIKNNIEDPKCTILLVGYASANTLAGALKRGDQKVNIFGEMFDVKCQIASMDSFSGHGDYNEMIDFLSCQTPDRVKKVFLVHGEYETQISFKLKLEAKGYKDIHIPALYENVEV; via the coding sequence ATGCATATACAATTTTTTGGCGCAGCAAGAACTGTTACCGGCAGCAAACACCTGATTACGACTGAAAAGGGGACAAAAATATTGTTGGATTGCGGATTATTTCAGGGAATCCAAACCGATGAGTTTAATCAGAAATTTGGTTTTAAACCTGCTGAAGTCGATTATCTTGTTTTGTCCCATGCGCACATTGACCATTCGGGTTTAATTCCGCGATTAGTCCGGCAAGGTTTCAGCGGCCCTATATATTGTACTTCGGCCACGGCAGACCTTTGCAAGGTAATGCTGCTCGACAGCGCGCATATTCAGGAAAGTGATCTGGAAAGAATTAATAAGCGCAGAAAGAGGCAGGAACGGCCGTTGCTTGAAGAATTATATAATACAGAAGATGCACAAAAAGCATTAAGCCTGTTCAAAACGGTTAAATATGGTGAAACATTCCATTTGGGAGAAAACAACGAAGTGGCTGTAATGATGACAGATGCAGCACATTTGCTTGGCAGCGCTGCGGTACATTTAACAATACCTGATAAAGGCACTTTAAAACAAATCACTTTTACTGGTGATATTGGCCGTCCTGATGACCGTATCCTTCGTAAGCCTGATGTATTTCCACAGGCAGATATAATTATTTGTGAGTCGACCTACGGAGACCGGCTGCATGAAAAAGAAATTGACATGAAAGGGCATCTGTTGAAAATCGTACATGAAACCTGCGTGGAAAATGGCGGCAAACTTATTATTCCCGCCTTTGCGATTGACCGTACACAGGAACTGATTTATGCACTGGACCAGCTTTCCAGTTCCGGGCAACTTCCACAAATCCCGGTTTACATTGATAGCCCGCTTGCTATTAATGCTACGAAGATCATGAAAGAACACGAAGAATGTTTTAATCCTGAAATTCTTGATTATATAGAAAAAGACGGTGATGCTTTCGCTTTCCCCTATCTTCATTATGTATCCGATGTAAATGAATCCAAAGCCATTAATGATAAAAGAGAGCCTTGCATTATCATTTCGTCGTCGGGAATGGCAGAAGCAGGAAGAATTAAGCATCATATCAAAAATAACATTGAAGATCCGAAATGCACGATCCTGCTGGTAGGGTACGCTTCGGCAAATACGTTGGCTGGTGCTTTGAAAAGAGGGGATCAAAAGGTAAATATTTTTGGAGAAATGTTTGATGTAAAGTGTCAGATTGCTTCAATGGACTCATTTTCAGGTCATGGTGATTACAATGAAATGATTGATTTCCTTTCCTGCCAAACTCCTGACCGCGTTAAAAAGGTATTTTTAGTACATGGAGAATACGAAACACAGATCTCATTTAAGCTGAAACTGGAAGCCAAAGGGTATAAGGATATCCATATTCCCGCCTTATATGAAAATGTGGAAGTATAA
- a CDS encoding malectin domain-containing carbohydrate-binding protein — protein sequence MRKSLSFPHNRFILMLCGIALLSFSVLAQPVKISFRPQGSAAPAGFTADNGLPFTAARKYGWIDPTTKAPKDLTANMRLRTGTANPELLSLVQMSEIGTQIGGTWEYALANGLYRVTVSAGDNTYFDSNNQINVEGLPAVSDFTPSSQNKFKGATVTVQVSDGKLTVDANGGNNSKMNYISIVSATAVTDAVAPTASARLEGTQESASVYSNSVKVYITGSDAGGSGLRTLQYAINDGSYVNFTVPFNITTPGNYSLKVKSTDANNNQKISSAYSFSVAGTVASSGAYMVLKNLDNFPADDKLVFSLIQIPWRRTNPTTAYNANHDRVKLRINSKGADRLTISNLILSNTSAWKIVSINTDTTLALPVQVNSGAFADVTIQFRAKDAASRVKVFHDTLTIRSNDAGFPTKKVVLNGLYQYSGEGNHEPYGQEIIDAFGFKSSTGFAKDDGSINGSSIVPNSSEVNASYFVRADNSKPVTVIQMAAYHGCCSATETFKYFAKGSSTVTNVFTHLNLDGQSLLPRLKNPTTSLAQGTFVPSGSFGLQAAGITSDRTKNAGGLIGLRFLKVYDANGNIVPNAYLVNMDYIGNASVTNYDYQDNMYYVENIKPETGTVNYSLLASVNSSDVNFNPASVGGSVSSNVTLKNQGTTYSSGPADPAIQLKSATISGPDASEFSVSAFSTTNLAAQATTPITVKFTPKSIGIKNAVLLVNYNNSQSPLRIPLYGIANNSTTTVSIFKRIKGAADANVTIGGNVYEADNNYRKGSIKLDKQVTASGIGGTDIDVLYQTYLSAATDLAETRYEIPLANGNYRIRMHLVENFFSGAGLRVFNATLENQLVINNLDIFKEVGYRFAYVKDFSAVISDGVLNINFDPSANRVAIAAVEIYKVTNNNVRTGGEEEDSLAVESLIASELLKSEIQKEDILVYPNPSQGKNVRLEANNLNKNEEVTVSVIPVSTGWGIRHTQKAFTDNAGSVKIPLNPSNNLQTGIYVITVESGSKIVRTKLLIE from the coding sequence ATGAGAAAATCTCTATCCTTTCCACACAATCGTTTTATTTTAATGCTTTGTGGTATTGCCCTTCTTTCTTTCAGCGTGCTTGCGCAACCTGTAAAAATTAGTTTCCGGCCACAGGGAAGTGCGGCGCCAGCAGGATTTACAGCAGATAACGGTTTACCATTTACTGCTGCCCGAAAATACGGTTGGATTGATCCAACAACGAAAGCTCCAAAAGACCTTACTGCTAATATGCGTTTAAGAACCGGTACCGCCAATCCGGAATTGCTTTCATTAGTCCAGATGTCAGAAATAGGTACTCAGATAGGAGGCACATGGGAATACGCACTTGCCAATGGCTTATACCGTGTGACAGTAAGTGCAGGCGACAATACATACTTTGATAGTAATAACCAGATCAATGTGGAGGGATTGCCGGCAGTCAGTGATTTTACGCCATCTTCTCAGAATAAATTTAAGGGAGCCACAGTTACTGTTCAGGTGAGTGACGGAAAATTAACAGTAGATGCAAATGGAGGAAATAATTCTAAAATGAATTATATTTCTATCGTTAGTGCTACGGCGGTAACTGATGCTGTTGCTCCGACCGCAAGTGCACGGTTGGAAGGAACACAGGAGTCAGCAAGTGTTTATTCAAATTCGGTAAAAGTATATATTACTGGTAGCGATGCGGGCGGATCGGGCCTAAGAACTTTGCAATACGCTATAAATGATGGCTCTTATGTAAATTTTACTGTTCCTTTTAATATTACAACCCCGGGTAACTATAGTTTAAAAGTAAAATCAACGGATGCCAATAACAATCAGAAGATCAGTAGTGCATATAGTTTCAGTGTAGCCGGTACCGTAGCATCGTCGGGCGCCTATATGGTTCTGAAAAACCTGGATAACTTTCCGGCAGACGATAAACTGGTTTTTTCATTGATACAAATTCCTTGGAGACGTACGAATCCTACTACCGCCTACAATGCCAACCACGACCGGGTAAAACTGAGGATTAACAGCAAGGGCGCAGACAGGCTTACAATCAGTAACCTGATACTTTCCAATACTTCGGCATGGAAAATAGTGTCTATAAATACCGATACTACACTGGCATTACCTGTTCAGGTTAATTCCGGCGCTTTTGCGGATGTTACCATTCAGTTTAGAGCCAAAGACGCAGCCTCGAGGGTAAAAGTATTTCATGATACACTCACTATCAGAAGTAACGACGCTGGTTTTCCTACCAAAAAAGTGGTGTTGAACGGACTTTATCAATACAGTGGAGAAGGTAATCATGAGCCTTATGGACAGGAAATTATTGATGCATTCGGGTTCAAATCCAGCACCGGTTTTGCAAAAGATGATGGCAGTATAAACGGATCAAGCATTGTTCCTAATTCAAGCGAAGTAAATGCATCCTATTTTGTCCGTGCTGATAATTCGAAACCGGTTACAGTTATTCAAATGGCTGCCTATCATGGCTGCTGCAGTGCTACTGAAACATTCAAATATTTTGCCAAAGGATCTTCAACTGTAACCAACGTTTTTACCCATTTGAATCTGGATGGACAATCGCTTTTGCCTAGGCTAAAAAATCCAACGACTTCGCTTGCACAGGGAACATTTGTGCCATCAGGTTCATTTGGATTGCAGGCCGCGGGTATTACGTCCGACAGAACTAAAAATGCTGGCGGACTGATTGGTCTGCGATTCCTGAAAGTATATGATGCAAACGGGAATATTGTTCCTAATGCTTATCTGGTCAATATGGATTACATAGGAAATGCCTCAGTTACCAATTACGATTATCAGGATAACATGTACTATGTGGAAAATATAAAACCGGAAACAGGTACTGTAAATTACTCTCTGCTGGCATCTGTTAACTCATCCGATGTCAATTTTAATCCTGCATCAGTCGGAGGTAGTGTGTCTTCGAATGTCACACTTAAAAACCAGGGAACAACTTATTCGAGCGGTCCGGCCGATCCTGCAATTCAGCTGAAAAGCGCGACCATATCCGGTCCTGATGCCAGTGAGTTTTCAGTAAGCGCATTCAGTACAACCAATCTGGCAGCGCAGGCAACTACACCGATAACAGTGAAATTCACACCGAAGTCAATTGGTATAAAAAATGCAGTTTTACTGGTCAATTATAATAATTCCCAATCTCCGTTGAGGATCCCACTGTATGGTATTGCCAATAACAGCACTACTACCGTAAGCATATTTAAGCGCATAAAAGGTGCTGCTGATGCTAATGTAACCATAGGTGGCAATGTATACGAAGCGGATAATAATTACAGAAAAGGATCTATCAAACTGGATAAGCAGGTTACGGCAAGTGGAATTGGCGGTACGGATATAGATGTATTGTACCAGACATACTTGTCAGCAGCCACAGATCTGGCGGAAACGAGATATGAAATCCCGCTTGCAAATGGAAACTACCGCATACGTATGCACCTGGTGGAAAACTTCTTTTCTGGTGCCGGATTAAGGGTGTTTAACGCAACGTTAGAAAATCAGCTGGTGATCAATAATCTGGATATTTTTAAAGAGGTAGGTTACCGGTTCGCTTATGTAAAAGATTTCAGTGCGGTGATAAGTGACGGAGTTTTAAATATTAACTTTGATCCTTCGGCAAACCGGGTGGCTATAGCAGCAGTTGAGATATATAAGGTCACTAACAACAATGTTCGAACTGGTGGTGAAGAAGAAGACAGCCTTGCCGTAGAAAGTTTGATTGCGTCCGAATTACTGAAATCCGAAATACAGAAAGAAGACATACTGGTTTATCCTAATCCAAGCCAGGGAAAAAATGTGAGACTGGAAGCAAATAATCTGAACAAAAACGAGGAGGTAACCGTATCTGTGATTCCGGTAAGCACAGGTTGGGGAATCAGGCATACACAGAAAGCATTTACCGATAATGCTGGTAGTGTAAAAATTCCTTTAAACCCATCCAATAACCTGCAAACCGGGATTTATGTAATTACCGTAGAGTCAGGGTCTAAAATAGTCAGGACAAAATTACTGATTGAATAA
- the msrA gene encoding peptide-methionine (S)-S-oxide reductase MsrA, which produces MKTTISLFTFLFLCCMVAISCAQSDKKQKKNMNKETASLDETNVKMAGMETATFGTGCFWCTEAVLESLDGVKKVVSGYSGGTVSNPSYKEVCTGNTGHAECVEVTFDPKVITYTDLLEAFFRSHDPTSLNRQGNDVGTQYRSVIFYHNEEQKKQAELAKSELDKSGAYSKPIVTEITPAVKFYTAEDYHQNYFANNPDQGYCAFVIAPKLDKFKHVFKDKLRKGI; this is translated from the coding sequence ATGAAAACAACCATTTCGCTTTTCACGTTTCTGTTTTTGTGTTGCATGGTTGCCATATCATGTGCACAGTCGGATAAAAAACAAAAGAAGAATATGAATAAAGAAACTGCTTCGCTGGATGAAACAAACGTAAAAATGGCGGGCATGGAAACGGCAACTTTTGGTACCGGGTGTTTCTGGTGTACGGAAGCGGTGCTGGAATCACTGGATGGCGTAAAAAAAGTAGTATCAGGTTATTCGGGTGGAACAGTCTCTAATCCTAGTTACAAAGAAGTATGCACCGGAAATACCGGCCATGCGGAGTGTGTAGAGGTTACTTTTGACCCCAAAGTGATTACTTATACGGATCTGCTTGAAGCATTTTTCCGCAGCCATGACCCAACTTCCTTAAACCGCCAGGGAAATGATGTGGGTACGCAATACCGTTCTGTTATTTTTTATCATAACGAAGAACAAAAAAAACAGGCAGAACTGGCTAAGTCGGAACTGGACAAATCAGGTGCTTATTCCAAGCCTATTGTTACGGAAATAACACCAGCGGTGAAGTTTTATACTGCTGAGGATTACCATCAGAACTACTTTGCAAACAATCCGGATCAGGGTTATTGCGCATTTGTAATTGCTCCCAAGCTGGATAAATTCAAGCATGTTTTTAAAGATAAATTAAGAAAGGGCATTTAG
- the hpt gene encoding hypoxanthine phosphoribosyltransferase: protein MITILDKNFTPFISRETIETRIAEIAKQINTDYEGRCPLFIVVLNGAFLFATELVKNIPLSCEITFVRLSSYSQTESTGKVRQIIGLEEKITERDVIIIEDIVDTGLTMTQLLSQIADLKPRSIEIATLLHKPEALQKPVDMRYIGFEIENRFVVGYGLDYDGLGRNLDALYVLA, encoded by the coding sequence ATGATTACAATACTTGACAAGAATTTCACTCCTTTTATTAGCAGAGAGACCATTGAAACCCGAATTGCAGAAATTGCAAAACAAATTAACACTGATTATGAAGGCCGCTGCCCTTTGTTTATAGTAGTACTGAATGGCGCTTTTTTGTTTGCGACCGAGCTTGTCAAAAATATTCCTTTGTCCTGCGAAATAACTTTTGTGCGTTTATCATCTTACTCTCAAACGGAATCTACCGGCAAAGTAAGACAAATCATTGGTCTGGAAGAAAAAATAACCGAACGTGACGTGATTATTATTGAAGATATTGTAGACACCGGGCTTACGATGACTCAATTATTATCTCAGATTGCAGACCTTAAACCACGGTCGATCGAAATTGCGACGCTGCTTCACAAGCCTGAAGCACTACAAAAACCAGTCGATATGCGTTACATAGGTTTTGAAATTGAGAACCGTTTTGTAGTGGGCTACGGCTTGGATTACGACGGACTAGGACGAAACCTGGATGCACTGTACGTTTTAGCCTGA
- a CDS encoding DHCW motif cupin fold protein → MNNKNIPFQLINWDSVPKVEYPGDPGAAYWQTLQFEGLRIRMVELSPGYMADHWCRKGHIVHCLEGSFVSEMNDGSVFELLKGTSYVVSDEMSSHRSYTENGVKMMIIDGDFLKFIPD, encoded by the coding sequence ATGAACAATAAAAATATTCCTTTTCAGCTGATCAATTGGGACAGCGTTCCCAAAGTGGAATATCCCGGTGATCCTGGTGCGGCATACTGGCAAACGTTGCAATTTGAAGGGTTAAGGATTAGAATGGTGGAACTTTCGCCCGGATATATGGCCGACCACTGGTGCAGGAAAGGACATATTGTTCATTGTCTGGAAGGTAGTTTTGTATCTGAAATGAATGATGGTTCTGTATTTGAACTTTTGAAAGGAACCTCTTACGTGGTTTCGGATGAAATGAGCTCACATCGTTCCTACACTGAGAATGGTGTCAAAATGATGATCATTGACGGCGATTTCCTGAAATTCATACCTGACTGA